DNA sequence from the Pempheris klunzingeri isolate RE-2024b chromosome 9, fPemKlu1.hap1, whole genome shotgun sequence genome:
AACACTTAATGCAGGCGGCTATATGTGAGTGTGAAATGAGTAACAATCACTCACAAGGGAATCATAACTGATGAAGCTGACAACATCAGTGCAATAACTCACCAATTCCAACAGAACTGTGCTTTAAATGTACATAATGAAGTCACATACGGTCCGCCAGACTCATTCATTTAAGAGAATCCAGCAGTCAGTTTTGAGCAGATGTACATGGACCTAATTCTGGCTGTCAAATTATAATACATTGGGCTGCACCAATTAGATCTACCCAATATCCAGTAACAATTTAATTTAGAGGTGACCAGTTTGAGTCCTTAAGTAGTGTCAAGAAGTTCAAGTTAATttgtctatttattttattcataaaatgcAGTTTAAATGAAATACTGTTTGCTCTGGACAGCTTGTTCAAGCATTTAGACAAAAACATAAGACATgcaaagcaaaaggaaaaaaggttTTATAAAAGTGCATAGAACACTAAAAGATATTTAACATTGTACGTGTGTGTCATTCTCATACGAATAATATATGAGAATATTATAAAACTCCAATGTTCGGTATCCACTTTGTTGTGGAATGGTGTGCATATTATGCGTACAGTATGTAGaagaaaacaatttaaaatgacagaatGGGGCAATTAGATTAGGGAAAACAGTTGTCCTTTTAGATAGGTGGGACATAAGATTGTTTTATTGTCTATTCGAAGCTCTTTCAAATTACTTGACAACAGAATAATAGACCTGATTTAATGACCTAAAAATTGAAATCCTTGATACATAAGCTGTTGTGCTTATTGTAGTCCTTACTACCATAATAAGAAATGTAGTTTATTGTTTGGGTGAAAGGTTCAAGAATCTGTCAACCCTCATCTGAATGTTCATGTGTGGCGACCAGGTGAGATGAAGAATAGCGGCCCTGGTTTGGACAGCTTCCATCCACAGCATAGCAAGCCCCATCCATTTCCAAGCGACAGATCATTACAGCTCTGATGGTTGACAGATGGTGATGAATTGGCACTGATACTGATGCTGGACAATTTTGGAGGCAGTCACTTGAAGAAACTGCTATATTACTTTTTCTCCATGATGTAGCCATCCTGTGAGTGCCAGATCCAGTCAGAAGCTCCACCCACCTCCTCCTACTCCCCCATCTCACCAGAGATGGTTAATACCTCAGGAATAATCCTTTGGCTTGTTACTTCATGCACAAACAGATGTTCTGATAAAAACAATCCCACTTCACAAGACACTGACTAATATCCAGCATATGGCAGCCtaataaagtcaaataaattaCACAATTAGTACAACAAATGCAGACCTGACGTCTGAGTGTCCCATCGAGCAGTACACAAAACAGAGGCTCCAGGGACATGATGCTCAATCATCACCCAGTAAAAATAAGTGAGATATTGTGTAAGCCACTCACTTGTCCTTTAACCAATACTGTCATCTAGTGGTCTAAATGTGTACAGGCGCTACCTTCACCTTCACTGGTCCATGTGACAGATAAAATGCAATATGTTTCTGTGTAGATCTTCCAttgagattagattagattagattagatattcTGTAAATATACCTTTAACATTGAAGTGGGAAACTTCAAGACCAATATGttctttaaaagtttaaaaaatgtgtgttggAAAGTCTTTAAAGCGCAGAAATACAAAAGGGCTTTTTTGAGAACACTTGCACATCACTCTCCTGACAGCATTATTGACACagagctgaaaataaaatatgcaacTGTCATCTCGcttcttaaatgttttaataatctGGTTCCAAAGACAGATAGCACTGTGACCACAGCACATATAAAGcatgtaatttttaaaaaatgaacataaacTTTAAATTAGCACTGAACAGAAActgttttgttgaaaatgtttttttagtaAATCAGATTTTGTGATGTGaattcaaagttttttttttccatcaccaTTGCTCCCGTAAAAACTACCAAATGTCACTGACGACAGAGAAAAAAGGTCAAACTGACTTATTTCTCTAAATGTGACCCATTGTAGCTACAGAGGGCTCAGCAGATAATTGCTGTGTTGCAGAGTGACAATAACCCTTAAAAGAACCACACTATTCTTAGACTGCACTCACTCTACAATCTAAGGCTTAGCCAGCATCTCACCCACTAGTTAGCATCTGCATCATTAACCTCAACAACAGAAGGCAATTAGATTACTGAGTCACCTAGATTTAAACGCCTCCCTggatatatgtatttttttcctgtcttttacaGAAGGCTTCTATTCCAAACGTCCCACTAATTGGACAGCTGACCTTTCTCTGGTTTGAAAAGGTCCACTCAGCATTTTGGAAGCCACACTGTCACAACATTCATACACTAAAAGGATGGCTCTACTGACTTGGGACATACAAATGAAAACGCCCATATGTGTAACATTCAAGACACCCGTTGCATCACAGAATGTGGAAGTGTAATTTGAAATGTGGTCTATGGTGTCATGTGAAGGGGGATTGAAGACAATGGAAAGATTTCTGGTGTTCATTCGCAATGCTGTGTATGtacaaaactgaaatatttcGACTCTGATGACAAAAGGATCTTCACTCATAATCCATTTATGGGCCATCTGTGGAGTATGATCATCATTAACCGATATCTCACCAATGATGCTTAGTTCACATTTAAgcagaaaatttaaaaaataaactggGCTAGTTTTCCCATCACCTGAAAGACATCACATCTGCCAGTAGTGTGAGTTTTGTGGTGGATGGCATGGTCTGGTTTTAAGAAGAACATAAACCATAATGAATAATGCATTAAAAAGTAACTTCTGCTGTAATTACTTTTCTTGAATTGTCATGACACTGTCTACTGCTGGATATTTCAGAAAACTGAGTGACTTCATTAATCATCCTGCCCTCACTTTACCTACTGCCATCTTTTGAAGGCCAAATGTTGATGATTTTTTAtctgacaaacatgttttcaaagtggTCAGCAGATGTCAGTGTTCACACTAGAAGTTTACGGAAAGTTTCGAGTTTTAtttgtactatatatatatttctacatTGTGCAGAGAAATGCTTTGTTGCTTCTATGGTGTCGTGGCTGGcatattgaaatattaaaaaaacaaaaacaatccaaaTATTTCAACtatcaaaaacacaatatatataaTCAAAGATAAGagtaaatattcaaatgtgaaGTGGTACATATGAACATATTACATAAATATGTGCAAATATTTTTGGGATGTAGGGGGTGGGTGGTATGGGTGGTAATTGTCCACCAACATCAGAGGTGTCTTTGTTCTGGATTCCTGTGGCCTGGAGCAGCTCCTGTTGAGCCTCTCTGCTCTGGCCCTGTAACTGTGGCAGCGCCTCCCTGACCTCAGCAGTTCAGAGAGGCCATGCCTCGGATGGCCCGAGCAGTTTCGACACTCTCATAAAATAAGTGGTTTAATGATAATGTAATACGTAGGCTTCATAGGATTACACAGGAAGACGCGGGAAGATCACTTTAACCGAGAATACAAACTCTCGAGGCAGTCGTAAAACCTGTATGTACCAGTTTGGCACAACCTGTTGAGTCAACAGAAGTCTCATGAACTACAAATCCCATGATCCTCTGTCACAGACGCCCACCTAGCTTCGATGACGATTCTAGCTTTTCGTCCAATCGTTGCTTGGGTTTTTGTGATTGACGTACAAGTCAAGGGCTGTCATTGGTTTCTATGTGGTTTCCAGGAAGTGAACGCCACAATTCTAACCACCTCCTACATGTGAGCCCCATCGATAGCACCACGCGCTGcgtgtggaggagagagacaccGGTCGCGAAGGCAACGTCACTCCTCGGACCACCGACTCGACGTAGCGCAGCGGACAGACAGCGGAGCGGAGCGGCGTTGTCCGAGGCAGGTACCGTACCGGCTCCATTTATGCTGATATTTATTCACCCTCTGAAAAGCTGACAGTCGGTTTGCTCGTGGTTTCCAGGAGAACAGGGGCAAAGTAGGTCGTCTTAGATAAGAACAGGGTGGACGCTAGGGCCTCGCAGACTCTAGGCCCGTTATCCTCCGCGCACTTTACTGACTGAGGTAGCCCGGGTAGAGTCTCTCCCTCACGGTCAGTCCTGCCGCCAGTACTGGTCAGGTGCCTTCACGGACACCGCGCCACTAGCTAGGAGAGGTAGTTGGGGCGAATATTTTGTCGGCTTGACGTGACTGTGAATATCGACCAGTCTGCTTACTGCCCAGTTTACCGCATATGTTTTGCTCTTCTTTTTTCACGTCTTTTCAGGTGCTGAAGCGATTACAGCAGAAAGATGGCGGACGACCCCAGCGCGGCGGACAGGAACGTGGAGATATGGAAAATCAAGAAGCTGATCAAAAGTTTGGAAGCCGCCCGTGGGTAAGGAATCGATTTGAGCTGTGTCGATGCCGTGGCCGGGTCAGCTGTACTAGCGTTCATGGCTTCGGGTGATGGTGTGAATGTTGACCGCCGCAACAGCTGGAGATCGAACAAGTGGGGCCGAATTTGGgagtggttagcttagcatagctaTCTTAGCGTACTGTAGCTTATGCTACTGTCTACTGCTAATTGCTAAGCGCTAACTGCTGTCGCATGCAGCCAGTCTGGACGTTGGAAACATTGTGTTAATTTGGACGAATAagtattttcatgtttctaCGTTATGGGGGACATTGCGGAGAATGGTGATTCAAGACccataaatgtttttaaagctaTTAACGGTAATGTTAGCTGTGTTGCTAATGAGACCCGCTAATAGACGTCATCTCTGGAAAGAGGCCGCCATGGGTGCCTTTAACAAGAAAGCACGTTGATGAGAAATGAAGGCCGGCTAGCTTACAGCTGGACTTCCACATGCTCTGTTTAGACTTATTCCACAACTTCAAGTGACGTTTGCCTGGCCTTGAGCATGTAGAGTACATGGCAGAGGCTCTTTATTCCCTTAAGAGTCCACCTAGTCAGTTACTTCATGGCTCACAGTGTTACAGTTCAGCTTTTCTGGCTTCACAATGGTCAGTCGAGAAGAAGTCCACATCAGTTGACTGCCGGTTGTCTCATCGAGGCCTTGAGTTATCAAACAAGACATGTGAAATGTGGGTGTTGCTACACCGGCTTGTACCTTGCTCTGCGACAGCTTGCCTTCTAGTGCTGCGCAGATTTTGCTGTCCTGTGCTCCAGCGCCTGCCCTGTCACACACAGTTGACCATTTGCCCTATATTCATCCAGTTGCTGCTAcctaccagtgtgtgtgtgtgtgtgtgtgtctgcgtgcagTGTCAGCCTGTGCTGGTATGCTTTGTCTCTTGATAGGTAAGTGAGTGGAGAGACCGTATGGAGCAGTGCAACTGAAACTCAGTCCTCGGCTTCAAGGGCAGAGATAGTATTCTGTGTAACAGAAAGCCCACCCTGATTGTCCCTCAACCTTTCAGTTCTTGTCAAGGTGATATTTTGCAAGAGTGGCTTGGTTGTTTACAAAATGAGATGAAAGTTAAGAGGTGGATTAATATCAGAGGTAATAAAGTGAACATGCCAAAGTTGCTGTTCCAAATAGCAAAGGCTGATTATAGTTGACGTGGATAACACCCATCGTGTTTGTGTAATTTTGACATAAGTATGAATTGTGTTGTCGTTGTGTTTACCTTGTTATACTTTTGTGGCGATGAAGCACAAGTGTTTGTAATATGTAGTTAGACACTGTATCCCATAGCATCTTGTCTGTGGTATGTATGATTAAGTGATTTTGTAAGTACTAACCTTaaatccccctctctctctatagTAATGGCACCAGTATGATCTCACTGATCATTCCTCCCAAGGACCAGATATCCAGAGTGGCCAAGATGTTGGCTGATGAGTTTGGTACTGCTTCCAACATCAAGAGCCGAGTCAACAGGCTCTCTGTACTCGGGGCCATCACCTCTGTACAGCAAAGACTAAAACTCTACAATAAGGGTATGTTTTACAATGAAAACCTCACAAACTTTCATGTGGGGTTTTGTTTTTGAGGGCCAAGTAGACATAATTGACTCATATCAGGATGTCTTTACATAGAAAATTATCTTCATGTTACATAATTTCAGTGCTTGTGACAAAAGCTGATAAACAATCATCGGCAGCAGAAGATTACATCTGATTCTTGTGCATTTGGACCATTAAATTTAGTTTCCTAAACATGAACAGGTTTTCAGTTAATCGGGCTAGATTTAACAGGACATTATATAACTGGAATTGTCAAACATCTTTTTCAGTgtgtaattttacttttttttttttttttttttacattttatcatatGTATGTGTGATGTATTAAGACGCCTCTGTACCACTTGTGACTGgacaaatatgaataatatgaaTTGGCACAAGATGCGGTGGATATATCATTGAATTGTAGGTAGCTAAAAGCATAGGAGGAGGGTACTGTGTCGTATTGTACATCATAATAGGAATGCATTCTTTGTAAAAtgttgtgagtgtgagagatTTGAGAAAGCTTGATGATGCTCCTCCAGAAACTGCACTTTGTTTATGCATCTGTACACAAACTGGTATTTGTCTAATCTGTTGGCCTGTGACTTTTGTCTCTTGCCAGTGCCACCCAATGGTTTGGTCGTGTACTGTGGCACCATTGTGACGGAGGAAGGCAAGGAGAAGAAAGTCAATATCGACTTTGAGCCTTTTAAGCCAATCAACACCTCCCTGTACCTCTGCGACAACAAGTTCCACACCGAGGTGAGagcttttctttggtttttatgTTTGCATATTGTTTTCTCGGAGGAAATTCCCAGGACATGAACTTCTGTTTTAGTATATTTTAATACTCTTGTTTTGTGTCACAATCTCATGGTCTGTTCTGCCCTCACTGCCCCTTAACACAGGCATTGACAGCCCTGCTCTCTGATGACAGTAAGTTTGGCTTTATTGTGATCGACGGTAGTGGGGCACTGTTTGGCACACTGCAGGGCAACACCAGGGAGGTGCTACACAAGTTCACTGTGGACCTACCCAAGAAGCACGGTACTGACCCACAATGCTCACACAACACCGAACTTTTGATATTTTCAAGTACACAGCAGGGACTATTAGAGAACTGATTAAATATTACTCTGTATCACTTTTTGGCGCTTAGTTTTATCTGTAAGGAAATGTTCTAAAGATTGTGTCTCATGTCTATCTTTCTTTCAGGCAGAGGAGGGCAGTCTGCTCTGCGTTTTGCTCGTCTGAGAATGGAGAAAAGACACAACTATGTGAGAAAAGTGGCTGAGACGGCTGTCCAGCTCTTTGTGTCCAATGACAAAGTTAATGTGGCAGGAATGGTCTTGGCTGGCTCTGCCGACTTCAAGACTGAGCTCAGCCAGTCAGACATGTTCGACCCGGtaagtctgtgtctgtgtgtgttctgataGAAATCAGTACCAATTAAGTATTTACCATGTAATGTATCAATAATTAATtcttgtcagtgtgtttttccGAACAATAAAGAAAGTAGACTAAGCATTTTAGAATCTGTTTAACTTCTTACACACAAAATACTTCTCAATATGGGGAATGGATGCCAAAAGATTTAATTGTTTCTTTATTAAAAGGGTCAAATGCACAACATGTACAAACAAGTTGGTTACAAAATTACTTCAGCcatcaaccttttttttttttttgttttactaagACAATTGAACTGT
Encoded proteins:
- the etf1a gene encoding eukaryotic peptide chain release factor subunit 1-like; protein product: MADDPSAADRNVEIWKIKKLIKSLEAARGNGTSMISLIIPPKDQISRVAKMLADEFGTASNIKSRVNRLSVLGAITSVQQRLKLYNKVPPNGLVVYCGTIVTEEGKEKKVNIDFEPFKPINTSLYLCDNKFHTEALTALLSDDSKFGFIVIDGSGALFGTLQGNTREVLHKFTVDLPKKHGRGGQSALRFARLRMEKRHNYVRKVAETAVQLFVSNDKVNVAGMVLAGSADFKTELSQSDMFDPRLQAKVLKLVDISYGGENGFNQAIELSAEVLSNVKFIQEKKLIGRYFDEISQDTGKYCFGVEDTLKALEMGAVEILIVYENLDTMRYILRVHGAESNGAENDEKTLYLTPEQEKDKSHFTDKETGQEHELIESMPLLEWFANNYKKFGATLEIVTDKSQEGSQFVKGFGGIGGILRYRVDFQGMEYQGEDDEFFDLDDY